A region of Clostridium acetobutylicum ATCC 824 DNA encodes the following proteins:
- a CDS encoding FUSC family protein: MWLGNKALRAGISASLCMLASKLLKLKYPFFAVLPAVIPLSTNLEDTIKSSGNRLMGSAIGAIAGILLASSFYTSNAVLTGIGIVIIIYICRFINWENSASIACLLFISVMSGIKGDTVLTYSLHRLLDTFIGIAIAATVNNLVFSLTAYSSFRKNTKIIYDNLLRGVQSKIFSNIDFEIEDLYSEINNLHGLLKIYRDEIHFKKSKDFKLKQMNLIYENIRRGLMELNIINSMEQTSLPNNENMNRLNKVLGTQKPYKECAASKINTVYNYHLEKLIKSIEIIHKECV; the protein is encoded by the coding sequence ATGTGGTTAGGCAACAAAGCTTTAAGAGCTGGTATTTCAGCCTCTCTGTGTATGCTTGCCTCAAAGTTACTTAAACTAAAATATCCTTTTTTTGCTGTCCTTCCTGCTGTCATTCCTCTGTCAACTAATCTTGAAGATACTATAAAATCCAGCGGAAATAGATTGATGGGGAGTGCTATAGGCGCCATAGCTGGTATTCTACTCGCTTCATCCTTTTATACTTCAAATGCTGTGTTAACCGGAATTGGTATAGTAATAATCATATATATCTGTAGATTTATTAACTGGGAAAACTCTGCTTCTATAGCTTGTCTGCTTTTTATATCTGTAATGTCTGGAATTAAGGGAGATACTGTTTTAACCTACAGCCTTCACAGACTCCTTGATACCTTTATTGGAATTGCTATTGCAGCCACAGTGAATAATCTTGTGTTTTCATTAACTGCTTACTCTAGTTTTAGAAAAAACACAAAAATTATATACGATAACCTTTTACGAGGAGTTCAGTCTAAAATTTTTTCTAATATTGATTTTGAAATAGAAGACTTATATAGCGAAATAAATAATCTTCACGGACTATTAAAAATCTACAGAGATGAGATTCATTTTAAAAAAAGCAAAGATTTTAAATTAAAACAAATGAATCTGATTTATGAAAATATAAGACGAGGCTTGATGGAGCTCAATATAATCAATTCCATGGAGCAAACTAGCTTACCTAACAATGAAAATATGAATAGATTAAATAAAGTTTTAGGAACACAAAAACCATATAAGGAATGTGCTGCTTCAAAGATTAATACCGTATATAATTATCACCTTGAAAAATTAATAAAAAGTATAGAAATAATCCACAAGGAGTGCGTCTAA
- a CDS encoding BlaI/MecI/CopY family transcriptional regulator, with protein sequence MKSPVKISDAEWSVMQALWKHYPATFSEIVEGLNEECEWSPKTVHTLISRLVKKGVVSTIKDTKHYKYSPLVTEDEMMNLETESFINKIYHGSVNLFVSNFLKKQKLNKNEILELKKILDENMK encoded by the coding sequence TTGAAAAGTCCAGTTAAAATATCAGATGCTGAATGGAGTGTTATGCAAGCCTTATGGAAACATTATCCTGCTACTTTTTCTGAAATTGTAGAAGGGCTTAATGAGGAGTGTGAGTGGAGTCCAAAGACAGTTCATACACTTATATCTAGGCTTGTAAAAAAGGGTGTCGTTAGTACAATAAAAGATACGAAACATTACAAGTACTCACCATTAGTCACAGAAGATGAGATGATGAATTTAGAAACAGAATCATTTATAAATAAAATATACCACGGTTCTGTTAACTTGTTTGTTTCAAATTTTTTGAAAAAACAAAAGCTAAATAAAAACGAGATATTAGAATTAAAAAAAATACTAGATGAAAATATGAAGTAG
- a CDS encoding DEAD/DEAH box helicase, whose product MKLNELEAILLETASKAMKEEGKSALKMGLVTYFKGKKIDDTYHIYSRVKDKIKPLEFNTHIKINLVTKRLEVECSCDEFKEFKSKGYTLKCSHIVATSYKFLSLVSKGKKAPEKKIIKRHEEPGGESAFKLIRKKEKNFVYYELQSGFRGENRIIEPNDLREFLKQVESKKIKFKFDYIEFVVPIFNKDLPLTFNLKEKNNSIVVTTHKKLPISLSPNNDVFYFKDELYLPSERQIEKYIDIHHKLENNKQIAYRKDIDNYIKLVSHLSSISQDINIDEELKKFAATMLKYEFFVYEEKDKIYCDVLLKYGNIKINILNKKNSVLRDYKEEEKLIMKIERNSFVKHGNRFMFTGKDKELLNILKRSQDSICSLGKVTMGKELEDLKVYKFESIKGDFYKRDGYYDFSYSIGNMTEKELEHAFKAYKNKKKFYKTKENNFLDFEDSSIRGFFNTLEALRMSDNEEYGHIKLEEGKALFLYKTIKDGEFKAVNGYADIKAIEDKLSSINNREIAIPKGFKGKLREYQIKGFKWFKTLSELGFGGILADEMGLGKTIQTIAFLLSEKSKKALIVCPTSLIYNWKEEILRFAPELRVLIVHGPKRTYDMDEYDIILTSYGTLRMDIHKYKNVIFDYCIIDEAQNIKNPSAKNTIVIKRIKAYTRFALTGTPIENNLTELWSIFDFLMPGYLYSREKFEEKFVFGEEDNLESLKLLIAPFILRRTKKEVVAELPDKIEKKFIVEMTSAQRIVYAEYIKSVKAMMKNHKDGRVQIFSYLTRLRQICLDPSLILEDYNGGSGKLKTALEIIRGHEGKVLLFSQFTSALYKIEECLRKEKIKFFHLDGSTKPQDRINMVNDFNSNNAIKVFLISLKAGGTGLNLTSANLVIHFDPWWNPAVENQATDRAHRIGQKNVVEVIKLVAKGTIEEKIILLQEDKKELIDNVITGELQNSKLLGSLSKEELIELFDRE is encoded by the coding sequence TTGAAATTAAATGAACTTGAAGCAATATTACTTGAAACTGCATCTAAGGCTATGAAGGAAGAAGGAAAGAGTGCATTAAAAATGGGTTTAGTTACTTATTTTAAAGGCAAAAAAATAGATGATACATATCACATATATAGTAGAGTTAAAGACAAAATTAAACCCTTAGAATTTAATACTCATATAAAAATAAACTTGGTAACAAAGCGTTTAGAGGTGGAATGCTCCTGTGATGAATTCAAGGAATTTAAATCAAAGGGATATACCTTAAAATGCAGTCACATAGTAGCTACTAGCTATAAATTTCTTAGCCTTGTTTCTAAGGGAAAAAAGGCTCCAGAAAAGAAAATTATAAAGAGGCATGAGGAGCCTGGTGGTGAAAGTGCATTTAAGCTTATTAGGAAAAAGGAAAAGAATTTTGTGTACTATGAATTGCAAAGTGGTTTTAGAGGAGAAAATCGTATAATCGAGCCTAATGATTTAAGAGAGTTTTTGAAACAAGTAGAAAGTAAAAAGATTAAGTTTAAGTTTGATTATATAGAATTTGTAGTGCCAATTTTTAATAAAGATTTGCCACTAACCTTTAATCTAAAAGAAAAGAATAACTCTATAGTTGTAACAACTCATAAAAAACTTCCAATTTCTTTAAGTCCGAATAATGATGTTTTCTACTTCAAAGATGAGCTTTATTTGCCTTCAGAGCGTCAAATTGAAAAATACATTGATATACATCATAAATTAGAGAATAATAAACAGATTGCATATAGAAAAGATATAGATAATTATATAAAATTAGTCTCGCACTTAAGCAGTATTTCTCAAGATATTAATATTGATGAAGAACTAAAAAAATTTGCAGCCACCATGTTAAAGTATGAGTTTTTTGTATATGAGGAAAAGGATAAAATTTATTGTGATGTACTTTTAAAGTATGGAAATATAAAAATTAATATATTAAATAAGAAGAATAGTGTCTTAAGAGATTACAAAGAAGAAGAAAAGCTTATTATGAAAATTGAAAGAAATAGTTTTGTTAAGCATGGAAATAGATTTATGTTTACAGGTAAGGATAAAGAGCTGCTTAACATATTAAAAAGAAGTCAAGACAGCATTTGTTCATTGGGTAAGGTTACCATGGGAAAAGAGCTTGAGGATTTAAAGGTATATAAATTTGAGTCTATTAAAGGCGATTTTTATAAGAGAGATGGATATTATGATTTTTCTTATAGTATAGGAAATATGACGGAAAAAGAGCTAGAGCATGCCTTTAAAGCTTATAAAAATAAAAAAAAGTTCTACAAAACTAAAGAAAACAATTTTTTGGATTTTGAGGATAGTAGTATAAGAGGCTTTTTTAATACGCTAGAAGCGTTGAGAATGAGTGACAATGAAGAATATGGACATATAAAATTAGAAGAAGGAAAGGCTTTATTTTTATATAAAACTATAAAAGATGGAGAATTTAAAGCTGTAAATGGTTACGCTGATATTAAAGCAATAGAAGATAAACTGTCCAGTATAAACAACAGAGAAATAGCTATACCTAAAGGATTTAAGGGAAAACTTAGAGAATACCAAATTAAAGGGTTTAAGTGGTTTAAAACCTTAAGTGAATTAGGCTTTGGTGGAATATTAGCTGATGAAATGGGGCTTGGAAAAACAATACAAACTATAGCATTTCTATTATCAGAAAAAAGTAAAAAAGCTTTAATTGTATGTCCAACTTCTTTGATTTATAACTGGAAGGAAGAAATACTGAGGTTTGCACCTGAGTTAAGGGTTTTAATAGTCCATGGACCAAAAAGAACCTACGATATGGATGAGTACGACATAATACTTACTAGTTATGGGACTTTAAGAATGGATATACATAAATACAAAAATGTTATCTTTGATTATTGTATTATTGATGAAGCACAAAATATAAAGAATCCTTCTGCTAAAAACACAATAGTTATAAAGAGAATAAAGGCATATACAAGGTTTGCCTTAACGGGAACTCCTATTGAAAATAACTTAACAGAACTTTGGTCTATATTTGATTTTTTAATGCCAGGATATTTGTATTCTCGTGAAAAATTCGAGGAAAAGTTTGTTTTTGGAGAAGAAGATAATTTAGAAAGTCTTAAGCTTCTAATAGCACCATTTATTTTAAGAAGAACTAAAAAAGAAGTAGTAGCGGAGTTGCCAGACAAAATAGAAAAGAAGTTCATAGTTGAAATGACATCAGCGCAGAGAATAGTATATGCTGAATATATAAAAAGTGTGAAAGCAATGATGAAAAATCATAAAGATGGAAGAGTTCAGATATTTTCATATTTAACAAGGTTGAGACAAATATGTTTAGACCCTTCGCTTATTTTAGAGGACTACAATGGAGGGAGTGGGAAACTTAAGACAGCGCTTGAAATTATTAGAGGACATGAAGGAAAGGTACTTTTATTTTCACAATTTACATCTGCACTTTATAAAATTGAGGAGTGTTTAAGAAAAGAGAAAATTAAATTCTTTCATTTAGATGGGAGCACAAAACCTCAAGATAGAATTAATATGGTAAATGACTTTAACTCTAATAACGCTATAAAAGTGTTTTTAATTTCTCTTAAGGCTGGAGGTACAGGTCTTAATTTAACTTCAGCAAACTTAGTTATTCATTTTGATCCATGGTGGAATCCTGCGGTTGAAAATCAGGCTACTGATAGAGCACATAGAATTGGACAAAAAAATGTAGTAGAGGTAATTAAGCTTGTGGCTAAAGGAACTATTGAAGAAAAAATTATTTTACTTCAAGAGGATAAAAAAGAATTAATAGATAATGTTATAACTGGGGAACTTCAAAATAGTAAATTACTTGGAAGTCTATCAAAGGAAGAACTAATTGAACTATTTGATAGGGAGTAG
- a CDS encoding alpha-L-arabinofuranosidase C-terminal domain-containing protein, whose product MKKRYLTILMSTFLTTGAVLSYTSLSAKAAPTTNDDYTLNINTDNKLFNESDMLTGLFFEDINHGADGGLYSELLQNQSFEFKDSLSSWTVDKTGSTSSTAEVCTSKPLNSNNTHYLELNCPDNNSSLKLVNSGYKGITVNNNAKYDFYFWARNVGKGNKVTIQLEDENGNAISEDKTIGKINGQWRKYEGHLRATKSTSNAKLAVSITGEAKMNLDMVSLFPQDTWKNRKYGLRKDLVERLKDLKPRFLRFPGGCIVEGNSKEEIYNWKDTIGNVEERKENTNLWGYNQSYGLGFYEYFQLCEDIGATPVPVLNCGMTCQARGVNGVPNYMAPVGPDLDPYIQNAVDLVEYANGDASTYWGRKRIESGHKKPFNLKYMAIGNEQWGPEYHKRFEAFQKVLNQKCPGITLISNAGTSPSGSTFDDNWNWIKEKAPNTVVDEHYYMSPDWFLSNTNRYDKYDRNSNKVFVGEYASQSNTLKSALAEGAYLTGLERNSDIVKMASYAPLFAKADDYQWSPDMIWFNGNTNYVTPNYNVQKLFSTNLGTQIVKGDLIKPTAHVKNDIKGGVLLGAWSTQVQYDNVKVTDNTTGKEIFSDSFDNNINQWTSASGNWVVKDGKLELDQIADNCRILTKDNTWSNYTLSVDAKKLSGKEGFLVGFGAKDSSNFYWYNIGGWGNTKTAVEKETDGSKSTVSEADAKYSTVTTGQDYKIKIVVDGNKVSCYLNGQLTNQFTAPERDTDVYTSTSYDSKTNELIAKVVNVADEDRKVRINVNGSKNISSTANVQYITGSSEDDTNSFDKPENVSIKTKKLNNISKNFDYDADKYSVSVIRIKLK is encoded by the coding sequence ATGAAAAAGAGATATCTTACAATTCTTATGTCAACTTTTCTTACAACTGGTGCTGTACTAAGTTACACAAGTCTTAGTGCAAAGGCAGCCCCTACTACTAATGATGATTATACTTTAAATATAAATACTGATAATAAATTATTTAATGAAAGTGACATGCTTACAGGTTTGTTTTTTGAAGATATAAACCACGGAGCAGACGGAGGATTATATTCTGAGCTACTACAAAATCAATCCTTTGAATTCAAAGATTCCCTATCTTCTTGGACTGTAGATAAAACGGGCTCAACTTCCTCAACTGCTGAAGTATGTACTTCTAAGCCTCTAAATAGCAACAATACTCACTATCTTGAATTAAATTGTCCGGATAATAACAGCAGTTTAAAACTAGTCAACAGCGGTTACAAAGGTATAACCGTAAATAACAATGCTAAATATGATTTTTATTTTTGGGCTCGCAATGTTGGAAAAGGAAATAAAGTAACCATTCAACTTGAAGACGAAAATGGAAATGCTATTTCTGAAGATAAAACCATAGGTAAAATAAATGGTCAATGGAGAAAATACGAAGGTCACTTAAGAGCCACAAAATCCACCTCCAACGCTAAACTTGCTGTATCCATAACGGGTGAGGCAAAAATGAATTTAGATATGGTTTCTCTTTTCCCACAGGACACCTGGAAAAATAGAAAATATGGCTTAAGAAAAGATTTAGTAGAGAGACTTAAGGATTTAAAACCTAGATTTTTAAGATTCCCTGGCGGATGCATAGTTGAAGGTAATAGCAAAGAGGAAATCTACAACTGGAAGGATACCATAGGTAACGTTGAAGAAAGAAAAGAAAACACAAATCTTTGGGGCTACAATCAATCATATGGACTAGGTTTTTACGAGTATTTTCAGTTATGTGAGGATATAGGCGCCACTCCAGTACCTGTTTTAAATTGCGGTATGACCTGCCAAGCAAGAGGTGTTAACGGAGTGCCAAATTATATGGCTCCAGTTGGTCCTGACCTTGATCCTTATATACAAAATGCGGTTGATTTAGTTGAATACGCTAATGGTGATGCTTCCACTTATTGGGGCAGAAAAAGAATAGAATCTGGTCACAAAAAACCATTCAATTTAAAATATATGGCCATAGGTAATGAACAATGGGGTCCTGAATATCACAAACGCTTTGAAGCCTTCCAAAAAGTTTTAAATCAAAAATGTCCTGGAATAACCTTGATATCAAATGCTGGTACAAGTCCATCAGGCTCAACCTTTGATGATAATTGGAACTGGATAAAAGAGAAAGCACCTAATACCGTAGTTGATGAGCATTATTACATGTCTCCTGATTGGTTCTTATCCAATACCAACAGATACGATAAGTACGATAGAAATAGTAATAAGGTATTTGTTGGTGAGTATGCATCTCAGAGCAATACCTTAAAATCCGCATTAGCTGAAGGCGCTTATCTTACTGGACTTGAAAGAAATTCAGATATTGTAAAAATGGCATCCTACGCACCGTTATTTGCCAAAGCAGACGATTATCAGTGGTCTCCTGATATGATTTGGTTTAATGGCAATACTAACTACGTAACTCCAAATTATAATGTTCAAAAATTATTCAGTACAAATTTAGGAACTCAAATTGTGAAGGGTGATCTTATAAAGCCTACGGCACACGTAAAAAATGACATTAAAGGCGGTGTACTCTTAGGGGCATGGTCAACTCAAGTTCAATATGATAACGTAAAAGTAACTGATAATACTACTGGAAAAGAAATCTTTAGCGACAGCTTCGATAATAATATTAATCAGTGGACTAGTGCCAGTGGAAATTGGGTTGTGAAAGACGGAAAACTAGAACTAGACCAAATAGCTGATAATTGCAGAATTTTAACCAAAGATAATACCTGGAGTAATTACACTTTAAGCGTTGATGCTAAAAAATTAAGTGGCAAAGAGGGTTTCCTTGTAGGCTTTGGCGCAAAAGATTCTTCAAACTTTTACTGGTATAACATAGGTGGTTGGGGAAATACAAAAACTGCTGTGGAAAAAGAAACTGATGGTAGTAAATCTACCGTTAGTGAAGCTGATGCAAAATACTCAACTGTAACTACTGGACAAGATTATAAAATAAAAATTGTTGTTGATGGCAATAAGGTAAGTTGTTATCTAAACGGACAACTTACTAACCAATTTACAGCACCAGAGAGAGACACTGATGTATACACTTCTACTAGTTATGATTCGAAAACAAATGAACTTATTGCCAAGGTTGTAAATGTTGCTGATGAGGATAGAAAAGTAAGAATTAATGTAAACGGAAGCAAAAATATCTCCTCAACTGCTAATGTTCAATATATAACTGGAAGTAGTGAAGATGATACCAATTCCTTCGATAAACCAGAAAATGTCTCAATTAAAACTAAGAAATTAAACAACATATCAAAGAACTTTGATTATGATGCTGATAAATATTCAGTATCTGTTATAAGAATTAAACTAAAATAG
- a CDS encoding M56 family metallopeptidase has product MHIIFSLFLETLKLSIMATVGVLIIWVIKLVLKNRMSPIWHYYIWFIVVIRLILPYSLSSPVSIYNTVNINRGVSKSIINSNNAQIISDKATSYTKVNSNTDFIKDKKQDILKILSLVWIVGIVIGVLYLIYVYLIFYSKVRKEPEYREVEICDLLEECKKEMKIKRNIQIKKSKSVNTPCITGLIKPCILIPDYIAYKLTKEEIKYVIIHELSHFKHKDIIINWISIVLNVIHWFNPILYFFFRKFKQDSEIACDAKALSYIKSRERKEYGKTIINLIAIISNFDVKPWEVAMVNKSEIKRRIIMISKFKKRRIAGTIVGILVVAVVGAGILTNEKSLGIASNKTDQTKANTKIINKAAVSKKDTDKKVRNVSEETNKPVEKQANAATSTNVNVAQNNTKKQNQTASIQSNANRKALPNNGSSKSKAISAAKTTDNTKTNANTKVSDNTKTNQSECTPRQAAIAVINYGQDSNNKISSVTEGQGGDGYANFSNGDIGATVFTNTDGYTVRLGVISARKNGGTGTAGIYYVTKDGTVHTNN; this is encoded by the coding sequence ATGCATATAATTTTTTCTTTATTTCTTGAGACACTTAAGTTGTCTATTATGGCAACAGTAGGAGTCCTTATTATATGGGTTATAAAATTAGTTTTAAAAAATAGAATGAGTCCGATTTGGCATTATTATATTTGGTTTATTGTTGTAATTAGATTGATATTGCCATACTCCTTAAGTAGTCCAGTAAGTATATATAATACTGTTAATATTAATAGAGGTGTTTCTAAAAGTATTATAAATTCAAATAATGCACAAATCATAAGTGATAAGGCTACTAGTTACACAAAAGTTAATAGTAATACTGATTTTATTAAAGATAAAAAGCAAGATATATTAAAAATATTAAGTTTAGTATGGATTGTTGGGATAGTAATCGGTGTTCTGTATTTGATTTATGTATATTTGATTTTCTATTCTAAGGTTAGAAAAGAACCTGAGTATAGAGAAGTTGAAATTTGTGACCTTTTAGAAGAATGTAAGAAGGAAATGAAAATAAAACGTAATATACAGATAAAAAAATCTAAAAGTGTGAATACTCCATGCATAACTGGTCTTATTAAGCCATGTATACTCATACCAGATTACATTGCTTATAAATTAACAAAAGAAGAAATAAAATATGTAATTATTCATGAACTTTCACATTTTAAGCATAAGGACATTATTATAAATTGGATAAGCATAGTATTGAATGTTATCCATTGGTTTAATCCAATATTGTACTTTTTCTTTAGAAAGTTCAAACAAGATTCTGAAATAGCTTGCGATGCTAAAGCATTAAGCTATATAAAAAGTAGAGAACGTAAAGAATATGGTAAAACAATTATTAATTTGATAGCAATTATTTCAAACTTTGATGTAAAGCCTTGGGAAGTTGCAATGGTAAATAAATCGGAGATAAAAAGGAGAATAATTATGATTTCTAAATTTAAAAAGAGAAGAATAGCAGGAACAATAGTAGGAATATTAGTAGTGGCTGTTGTAGGTGCAGGAATCTTAACAAATGAAAAAAGCTTAGGCATAGCGAGCAATAAAACAGATCAAACAAAAGCAAACACAAAAATCATAAATAAAGCAGCTGTTTCAAAAAAAGATACAGATAAAAAAGTTAGAAACGTAAGTGAGGAAACTAATAAGCCAGTTGAAAAGCAAGCAAATGCAGCAACTAGTACAAATGTAAATGTAGCACAAAATAATACGAAGAAGCAAAATCAAACTGCATCAATACAAAGTAATGCGAATAGAAAAGCATTACCCAATAATGGAAGCAGTAAATCTAAAGCTATAAGTGCTGCTAAAACTACCGATAATACTAAGACTAATGCTAATACTAAAGTTAGTGATAATACTAAAACTAATCAAAGTGAATGTACTCCTAGGCAAGCAGCAATTGCAGTTATAAATTATGGACAAGATTCAAATAATAAAATATCTTCTGTTACAGAGGGTCAAGGTGGTGATGGTTACGCTAACTTTTCTAATGGAGATATAGGTGCTACTGTATTTACTAACACTGACGGGTATACGGTTCGTTTGGGTGTTATATCAGCGCGAAAAAATGGTGGTACAGGAACTGCAGGTATTTATTATGTTACAAAGGATGGAACTGTACATACTAATAATTAA